The sequence below is a genomic window from Paramisgurnus dabryanus chromosome 4, PD_genome_1.1, whole genome shotgun sequence.
TATGGGCTTAAACCATTATTttactgttttcatttcattttcggTGAATTGATCTCCAAatccaataaaatataatttgattatttttaattattattattattattgttattatatgattgattttatttattaaaaacattgaggaaacttaaaaaaaacattatgaactgaagaatattcatgacgctgtaataaaactatttaacagagtattaacacttaatgacattttaatgacaaattatatttgtatcactgtagttgaggtcaagaaaaatattcatgatgctgtcaTAAAACTatttgcactctaaaaatggctaggttacttttgacccattatgggtaagtattggacagaacacaccgctgggttaaaatcgacccaatgctgggttgtgtTAACCcatctgctgggttattataccccacaGTTGCATTACAACAACCCaaaactgggttatttttaacccagcatggactcaatatttacccattttggtcaaaaataacccagccatttttaaagtgtgatagagtattaacacttcatgacattttaataacaaaaaagGAGCGTCACACGGtcagtgcaagacgagaagttgtggtttcaaagtatttttttattgctttatttaggattgtttagagtcctttgaagctgcattgaaactgccattttaaagtgcattgaaaatgtacACAGTTAAGGTCCAATTAAATCcattatatggagaaaaatcttggaatgtttgcattaaaaaaaatcattttgactgaacaaagacataaataaacatttggaTGATATGGGGGttagtaaattatcaggatttttttatgaaagtggcgtcaaaaaaaaaatgcttggttGTTGGGTTAAAATTGGACACATCCAGCCCCTTGGGTTGTAATCTTGTTTCAAACCaaaatgcttggttgttttaaccattattgggtcaaatatacaagttttctaggttaatttaaattTCAACAGAGTTTGTCCCTTTTTAACCCAACGCTGCaaacaacacagcattttttagggtgcacttattataaaaactgtgttttatttgtcaaagTCTTTGTGGTAAACATACTCAGCTTTCTTAACATCCACTGCGTGTATTGTGTACATCTGACTACTGTAGCTACTTGAATGCCTATATTTCAAATAAATTGCAATTCAGTCATAATGTTTCactaatattttgtatttttatttgactTATATGCAGTGGTGAGGAATGAGTTGACTTTAAAACATCTAGTAGTTATAGcagtgtttatattttattacagacaTTATTCAGTGGTTATATAGCTTTATTAACTAGCCATTAGTTCTTTGGCAATTGATATTCTGTGACAGACACATAACCCATGTCAGCTTTATGATAATTTAGGGATGCATGCCACTTCTTAAACTTGCCCATTCATCTTTAATTAACTCAAGTATAACTTTACTGTTGTTCAACGATGCCCAGAAGAAAAAGTTGAGTTAATATGCGTAGGTAGACAGCATGCCGCAGACTTTATAAGCCCTATACTGtatagtatatttttaaacaCCATGTCTGAGTTCAGTTATAGAAAATGTTCATCTTCAGCACGTACCTTAATTCTTTAATGTAGCTTTCTCAACACTCTCATAAATGTCGTATATTAGTCTCATATCACCGTTAACTTCTCTTTTCATTCTCCGGTATATTCGTCTCACTGGCACTTTGCACAAACAAGATACAAAAGGTGCTTAACCTTCAGAAAGTGCTGATCGTCAGAACCTCAGGGGTGCTCATACTAAATATTATATGAgcgcttttatttattttagattgGGTTGGCAATTTTTGCTGGTATCAAGATTTGGAACATACAGTGGGTACATAAAGTTTTAATGCATAATCAACTTTAATGCATCCAATTTAATGCATAATTTGGgattttgttattttcaagCAATGCCAATTAAAAGTTaatagaaatttaaaaaaagatctataatttattatgcaaaaatatCTAGGCCTAATAGTTCTCACAGCTAAATGAATGCGTCTGAtgtttttccaaaatatgtttATTCCCAAAATGTGTTCACTAACGCCTCTGTGAAGCTGTAAGGATGTGTAACAATGCCTGGTAGTACCGCTTTAACTGTATCCCATTGCTGGGTGGGAATTTCTGAAAGATTACGTTAATGGTTTTTCAGTTCTGAAGATTTGTCCTTCCAAACAGAAAATGTCCTGTTGCTGTATCAACTTAATACGATTAGCCACAGTCCGTGACTTAAATAATTTAATGCATCTTAGTGCTTAATTTCGATGCTACGCTAAAGATGTCGTTGATGTCACACCCGCTTACTGTCTTCATTGAAACGGGAAGGGAGGCGGATGCCGGGAATTAGCATACAAAAGAGGACAAAGAAGGAGATTCCTTAGCATGCTGGAGTTAATTctatacacacatgcacaaagcTCAGTGACTCTTGAGGTGTAATTGAAGCTGAGCACTTACACATCTGAGGACAACAGTTTTGTCTTAGAAAACTTGTAGCCGGGTGTTTGTTTCTGGTTTGTGTGATTGTGTGAACAATGGCCTCAAGAACTATTCAGACAGTTAAGTCGCAATTTGTAAACATCCGATTGTTCATTCTTTCTTCATAAAGACACtaatctggttttgttttactGGATGAATTACACATGTCGTTGATCTGCTTGGACACTTGTGTGAACTGATGGCATGCGTGCATTAAAGATCACCTTGAAAACAAGTTTTTAACATTTCAAGCTTGATATGTTTGATTTATTATGTTttctaaattaataaataagtgCATCTTAAATGTCCAAACATGTTTAGGACCACTGTTGTGGTATTTGTCATCTTTTTGTTTACCTGACATCTTTCTCAGGGTGACAAATAATGGATTAGTAACCTGAGGTTAAAAGCTTACCGGTCATTAAGCTTATCTGTCAGCCAATGCAACCATGGATTAGAGGTAAAATCTGGCTTCTTGTGACTTCTGAAGCAAAAATGATCTCTTCCTTGAGGGTGGTTGACAGCATTTGGGTCTTGCTCTCTATGTTAATGACAACACACAACATTAAAATGCGTTGTATTGCATTCCCAGTCAATAATAAAATTCACAAATTGTGATTTTCATGAATTTTGtgtaaattatgtaaaaaaatacaaataatcaGGCTACAACAGGGTAAATGTGTGGTATGTACTGCATGCCAAAAGCGTATTTTACCGAATTACACTGCCCTCTatgggtctctctctctctctctctctctctctctctctctctctctctctctctctctctctctctctctctctctctctctctctctatcatcTATCTATCTCGCTTCTTTCTTTCTCACCTAACCACGGCCATCACCCCTCAATTATTCGATTGCGTAAAATGAGCGAGGGCAGCGCGCGAACAACATATGCACGAAGCTTTTATTTTAAGTCCACTCATAAATATTCCACCCTGCCCCAAATTTACAATTGATCTGACGACAGTACAGCAACAGTCAGCCAATGGAAATCCAAGTTCCACTAGTTGAAACACTAGTTAAGGTGGCAACACATCTCCAGCGGTGGATTTATGGGAGACGGTTGGCAAAacagaaatgaaaaaatatgGTACCAGCCGAAACTGCGATCGGAAAATCCGAGATCTGCGAAGAAATTATATCCGGCAATAAACTACAACGCGATACAAGCCGAACCACTCACAGTCGTCTCGGGGATGCGTACTTTGCGCGTCCGTTTCGCCGGTCCGCGCATTGAGAAAAGGAATTGACTGCTTTGCCTTTGGATACATTCATCGGTGGCATACGCGTTTTGCGTTACCAGATTTCTTGCCGATTGAAATGGACACGGCACAGGTTGGATCTGGCCAGGGAACGGCGATGCCCATCAAGAGAAATCCCTAAACTTGCGTTTTTTCGGCTGCTGACCGTCACGTTTCCAGGGAGAGTTTGTGTAACCCAGGCATATCACGAACCACTTCACGGATTATTATACAGTCGGGGTAAGGAGGAAGCAGTGTCTTCGAGGTTATGGATTGGTCATGATGTTTAACCACATTTAATCGGGTAAGAAACGCGGCATTTCTACAGCAGCAAAGGCGCATCACATAAAGCACTGTTTGAAGCTGCCGGGtgctgtccgtggtgctgaaatGCGGTGCTTTGCTTTAGTTGCCACAAGAAACTGTGAAATGCTTGaacacttttgtttttttatgatcaTCGTGTCTTGTGAAATATTGAGTTATCTGTGTATTACACAACTTCATACGGGCTTCACAAGCTTCAGCCATGATCTTGGTGAATTACGAGCGCGTTCCTTTGGAAAGACCGGCTCGGGTAAACCGAAATGAAGAAGCTCTGGTCCAAATCTATTAAATTCTTCACATCACATTCGTTAACTTAATATTTGGAGAGTTAATTTATTAATGCAGACTTTTAGGTCATATATTTTCATCCATATAGCGCATTAGACTTctgaatgtgtatgtgtgtgggtGAGTGTTTGCGCGTtcaagtgtgtgtttgtgcgcgCGCCTTTCTTGGAGGGAGAcggaaagagagcgagagagcgcgCGAGGGGGAGAAAAGAGAGAGGAggttgattagcatgaagaatACAAATGCTTCTACACATACAAGATACTCAACAAAATGGTTTAATGTTGAATTGTTTGCTGCTCGTCTTAGAtaaaatgatgtttttattCGATGACGTCGCGTTTTGATTCTAACCGCGTCTTTGTCGCTTCAAGGATGAGCTATGACTTTCACATCTCCAAAGAGAGAAATGTAACATGGACACTCGTGTGATGTGTTGTTCACTGTGTGGTTTAACTTCGATACTCGTTGAGAGAGTTGATAGCAACTGAATCATCGGATATGTGGGGTGAGTACAGATGTTATTTGCGTCCGGGCTCTCTTTGACGACAAAATACTTGGGTGATATTTGGAAGCGATTTCCAGAGTGACGAATGGGTTGTCGATTTTTGTGATCTTATTTTTCGAACGACAGACGTTAAAGTCAAAATCAAAATCGTTGGAAACCATGGAGAAAACGATTTGTTCAATGCATAATCTACTGGGTTTGCATGTCACCTCTTTGAGTTTAGATGCCGCCTGATAATTTGTTGAAAATAAATTACCAAATTGCGCATTGGAGAGGGGATAGGATTTCTGCCCGTTGATGCTATTTTCCTTTTTAATGAAGCAATAGGgttgttttttattctgttcGTTTTAGCCTGTGTCAAATGTCTTGATAAATGTATCATGAACAATATTATACGTCGATTATTGCAGTGAATGCCATTAATGCAATGAATAGATTGCCAAGAGACTGTTCtcaaataaaagcattttaaataatCATGTATTAAATGATTGTATTTATGAGCTCTTGCCTTGAGAAGTTTGGGCATAAGAGTACACATTGTCCAACTCATCTGTTATTCAGAGCAGCATCTGCTTGTGCATTAAGTAGGAACATTTTGCTTCGCTTTAATGGTAAGGACACTGATGTTTATCTTTGTCCCCACTTATTGTAGTTTGCAGATATGAGCATTTCATTTCACATAAAAGACATTCATCACAATCTTTTCCTTTTCTAGATGATACCCCGATCTGGAGCTGCACTACAGTGAACTGGGCCATTCCTGCACAAGAAAATGCATATCTGGATACTGAAAATAATATTGCTGCTTTCCACATCTCGAAGTCTGGCTGAGATGTACGACAGTTATGGGGAAATCTGCAGGAATCTGTGCACGTGCGAGGAGAAAGAAGGCATTCTGACGGTCAGTTGCGAGAATCGAGGCATTGTGCGACTGTCCGAAATAAGCCCGGTGCATTTTTCCATGTACCATCTTTTGCTGACAGGCAATTTGTTGAAACGATTAGCTGTCGATGACTTCATCAACTACACTGGAGTTACTATTTTGCATTTAGGTAATAATGACATTTCTGAAGTGGAGACCGGAGCATTTAACGGACTCCAGGGATTAAAGAgattacatttaaacaacaacaaaatagaCATGCTTAGGGACGACACGTTCACCGGACTCGAGAGCCTAGAATATCTTCAGATTGATTATAATTTCATTAGCATCATTGAACCGAACGCTCTGAGCAGGCTTCATCAGCTGACTGtgcttattttaaatgacaatctGTTGTCCTCTCTTCCCACGAACATTTTTCGGAATGTGCCATTGACGCACCTGGACCTCAGGGGGAACCGGTTAAAAATGTTCCCTTACATCGGACTTTTGGAGCACATGGACAAAGTGGTGGAATTACAGCTGGAGGAAAACCCGTGGAACTGTTCGTGTGAGCTCATAGCACTCAAGGCTTGGCTGGAAAGCATAGCCTACACCGCTTTGGTGGGGGAGGTGGTTTGCGAGACTCCTTTCAGGCTTCACGGCAGAGATCTCGATGAGGTCTCAAAACAGGAACTGTGTCCCAGGAGGGCCATATCAGAGTACGAGATGCGCCCTCCGCCACCGCTCAGCACCGGTGGCTATTTTCAGACCACGCCGGCGGCCGTGACTGCCTCGGCCACGTCTTCGGCGGTCCTCCGCTCTTCATCCAGGCCGACCAAGGGCACCCGTCAGTCCAGCAAGACCAAGTCCAAGCCTACGTCTCGAATTCCGGCCAACCCCTTCAACTATGGGCCCATCATTGCTTTTCAGACCAAATCTCCTGTGCCTTTGGACTGCCCGACCACCTGTACATGCAATCTGCAAATCTCTGACCTGGGCTTAAACGTCAACTGCCAGGAAAGAAAGATCGAAAACATATCAGATCTAAAGCCCAAGCCATACAATCCCAAAAAGATGTACCTCACAGGGAATTACATCCCCGTCGTAAGGAGATCTGACTTTGTGGAGGCTGAGGGATTGGATTTACTGCACCTGGGAAACAATAGGATAGCACTCATACACGACAGGGCCTTTGGGGATTTAATTAACCTACGCAGGCTGTACTTGAATGGAAATTTGATTGACAGACTCACAGCAGATATGTTCTTTGGCCTAAAGAATCTGCAGTACTTGTATTTAGAATATAATAAGATTAGAGAGATTGTAGGCGGCACCTTTCGCTTTGTGCCCAACCTTCAGCTGCTTTTCTTGAATAACAATCTTTTAAAAACTTTGCCAGGAGGCATCTTCTCTAGTCTGTCTCTCGCACGGCTCAACCTTCGCAGTAACCACTTTCAAAATCTGCCCGTGAGTGGAGTTTTGGACCAGCTGAAGGCGCTGGTTCAGATCGACCTGTTCGAGAACCCTTGGGATTGCACGTGCGACGCGGTTGGCATGAAGATCTGGCTGGAGCAGCTGAACACCGGAGCGGTGGTCAATGACGTCAAATGCGTGACACCCAAGCGGCTCGCGGGACAAGACGTGCGGGTCGTCCCCTCCGAGCAGCTGTGTCCTGATTATTCGGACGTGGTCGTGTCCACCGTGGTTCCGTCCGAGGAGCCTTTTGCCGACAGGGTCACCACTACCGAAACACCACTGAGGTTCAACACCCCTTCCGGTAATGTTCCTTTGTCTGTCCTGATTCTCAGTCTCCTCCTTGTTTTCATCATGTCAGTCTTCGTGGCCGCCGGCCTGTTTGTTGTGGTGATGAAAAGACGCAAAAAGTCTCAGAGCGACCGTGCCAGCACGAATAACTCGGACGTGAGCTCCTTCAACTTGCAGTACAATCTCTATAGCAATCGGTCCGTCCCCAAGGTCAAAGCCCCTGCAGGGCACGTCTACGAGTACATCCCGCATCCGTTGGGTCATATGTGCAAAAACCCAATCTACAGGTCCAGAGAGGGCAACACTGTTGAGGATTATCCCGACCTTCATGAACTAAAGGTCACATACAGGAGTAATGCAGATGAGGACCAGGAGGTCACCTTGAGAAGTTCAGCTTACACAGTTAGCACCATTGAACCACGTGAGCAGCCGTCTCCTGTTCAGGATGCAGAACATTTCTTCCGAGGGATTTTGGAGCCGGATAAATCTCCATCAACGGCTGGCAACAGATTTGAATATAAATACACTGGCCCAGTACCGTACACGTACCAACCAAACTTCGACGTCAGGCGCCAGTACTTGCATCCCGATGGAATACGAGAGACTATGCTGTATGGTACGGCACCAAGTACTGTTTTTGTGGAGCCCAATAGAAACGACTATTTggaactaaaagcaaaacttcaaaTAGAGCCGGACTACCTCGAAGTTCTTGAGAAACAGACGACACAGAGCCAGTTTTAAAGCTTGGCCCATATATAAATGCAGTGAAAGCATTTTCCCCCCTTGTACTGACTAAAACTGGAGGGTGCCTTGGCACGACATAcaccaacttaaaaaaaacacgaATAAAATCCTAACCTTCAGTGGGGTGTGCCGAACTACGTTACTTTAATTTCAGAATCACATGGCATTACAGAAATAAATAGGAAGGAAATAGAGCTCGAGGAACTTGGATGAAAGCACGAGGTGCAATTTAAAACTGGCAAAgcaaaatctatttttttaagCCGAAGATTGAATACACGTAAATCTAAGTGTACAGGTTAATCTCACCCAAATACATTTTCAGGAATATAATCATACAAACGGTGTGAATTTCTTTGGGTTTGGTGATGGGGAAAGGGGTTTACATACAAGagcaaaagagaaaaaataaacacTATGTCAGCGCATCCAACCGGGCAGGACAATTTCTCTGCTTTAGTCTGTAAGTAAGTACTGTATTTATTGGTATACTCTTTGCCATGTATTTTCGACATTTTTTCAACGCTCATCGATATTATGTGTGTCACGTCCCATGATTCTCTGTACGAGCATTTTGTTTGTGGTTTCAGATCACTTACTGTAGCTTGCATTGTACAAGTGGCTTTCTTTAAGCGGTGGCACACCCCAATGTGAAAGAGAGACTTTGCATCATTCGACGATTTGAAAAGGAAAAGTGTCTTTGTATGCTGTTCTGCACTTTTTTGGAAGATGGAAGGCCGTGGGGGTCTTCCCAGCTAACATTAGaagaaatattatatattaaaaatgaatctGTGTATTCATTcttaatatgtatttttaatatctTATCGAaattcataaataataattgaaGTAATAATTATGTTGTGTAATACTGATATTTTAATGTAACACCTATTTTTATACAAGCATTCGCAAATCCTTTTCCCTTATCGGTTTCATTGTTTCGATTGCTTTGCACTTATTGCACTATATTGACCAAAATATGTTTATGTCATCAATAAATATGATGTCCGGTTCTTATAGACCTTTGTTGGGAATTCAAACGGGGTTTAATTACATCTGACACCTGGTAACCAATAGTTGCGGGACTGGTGTAAGTCCACGGAAGATAATTCAATAGCTTGAATCAATATGCCGAGTCAATAGTGAGTGAACCTCTCAACTCAGGTGGTGTTTATGTGTTGGTTTTGTGGCAGGTGAGCAGTTAACACCAGGCCATAGTAAATAAGGGTACAAATAATCAGTAATCTTACACCAATTATTCTTAAAGATGAGTTCAAAGAGGACTTGACATTAGGATTTGCATTAAATAAACAATTGGTTAAACCCTGTCAAATAACTTCATGCTACTTTAAAAGTGGTTTAAAAGAACTTCTCCGCCCGCACTCATTTGCCCTCCGGACCGTGACGGACTAATATATTGGTAAAGCTTTTTCTGCCGGTGGATTTTAAATTGCTGTGTGAAGTATTGAGAGAGGAAGCTGACCTGGCTCTCTACTCAATGATAAAGAGCTCTGCTTTGTACCCAATGCTTCACTAGACTCAAGGGTCCTATTCCACTTTAAGCTTGATGTGGATCTTTTTATAGCGGTGGAAAATGAAGGCTCCGTCCGAGGATGAGGGGCTTGAATAATTCGGGCGACCTGACAACTTGTCTTCGTGGCATGAAGAGTCTGAGTCACGAAGTTGTACCGCCACAAAGGGCTATTATGAGAGGACAGACCTTGGCATAGTGTTGCATACTGATTCGCTGCTCGGGGATGTTAATGTAATTAATGTGGAAAGGTTGATTGTCAGGTGACGGCACATTTAATCCAGGTGTGCTTATTTAAATCGTATCGGTTATGAAGTGGTCTGAagtttttttcttgatgaatgTTATGTCATTGGTTGCGTTTTAATGACTGTGTTTCATTTTTAGGAAAAGAAACggaaagaa
It includes:
- the LOC135735668 gene encoding SLIT and NTRK-like protein 5 — translated: MHIWILKIILLLSTSRSLAEMYDSYGEICRNLCTCEEKEGILTVSCENRGIVRLSEISPVHFSMYHLLLTGNLLKRLAVDDFINYTGVTILHLGNNDISEVETGAFNGLQGLKRLHLNNNKIDMLRDDTFTGLESLEYLQIDYNFISIIEPNALSRLHQLTVLILNDNLLSSLPTNIFRNVPLTHLDLRGNRLKMFPYIGLLEHMDKVVELQLEENPWNCSCELIALKAWLESIAYTALVGEVVCETPFRLHGRDLDEVSKQELCPRRAISEYEMRPPPPLSTGGYFQTTPAAVTASATSSAVLRSSSRPTKGTRQSSKTKSKPTSRIPANPFNYGPIIAFQTKSPVPLDCPTTCTCNLQISDLGLNVNCQERKIENISDLKPKPYNPKKMYLTGNYIPVVRRSDFVEAEGLDLLHLGNNRIALIHDRAFGDLINLRRLYLNGNLIDRLTADMFFGLKNLQYLYLEYNKIREIVGGTFRFVPNLQLLFLNNNLLKTLPGGIFSSLSLARLNLRSNHFQNLPVSGVLDQLKALVQIDLFENPWDCTCDAVGMKIWLEQLNTGAVVNDVKCVTPKRLAGQDVRVVPSEQLCPDYSDVVVSTVVPSEEPFADRVTTTETPLRFNTPSGNVPLSVLILSLLLVFIMSVFVAAGLFVVVMKRRKKSQSDRASTNNSDVSSFNLQYNLYSNRSVPKVKAPAGHVYEYIPHPLGHMCKNPIYRSREGNTVEDYPDLHELKVTYRSNADEDQEVTLRSSAYTVSTIEPREQPSPVQDAEHFFRGILEPDKSPSTAGNRFEYKYTGPVPYTYQPNFDVRRQYLHPDGIRETMLYGTAPSTVFVEPNRNDYLELKAKLQIEPDYLEVLEKQTTQSQF